The Sporocytophaga myxococcoides genome window below encodes:
- a CDS encoding Imm10 family immunity protein, producing the protein MTKISKLDCRILEISTNEDDVLIIGFSEDDSYENTLIIQYLDEQTEDDIENGWSKYYLEYSLSNMVSYSCLSKVIVNSNEVKFILNETGENVFNLNEIHIKFKFEKVRILELVEIFTKIFNDGEVNLEINIG; encoded by the coding sequence ATGACGAAAATATCAAAACTAGATTGCAGAATTTTAGAAATATCCACAAATGAAGATGATGTACTAATTATTGGATTTTCTGAAGATGATTCATATGAAAATACCTTGATTATTCAGTATTTAGATGAACAGACTGAAGATGATATTGAAAATGGCTGGTCAAAGTATTATTTGGAATATAGTCTTTCTAATATGGTCTCATATTCTTGTTTAAGTAAAGTTATAGTGAATTCTAATGAGGTTAAATTTATTTTAAATGAAACAGGAGAAAATGTTTTCAATTTAAACGAAATACATATTAAATTTAAATTTGAAAAAGTTCGCATATTGGAGTTAGTAGAGATTTTTACTAAAATCTTTAATGATGGAGAAGTGAATTTAGAAATAAATATAGGGTGA
- a CDS encoding DUF7693 family protein, protein MIEEIEIIDLLRKIETGELQVYPTEDPDEIYAGNVTYKVSNGWEIVVFNDANTWDYLDNVKTSDGRSINVDELDNYITIRNYVPPDEVAKNIYKIPGGIDKE, encoded by the coding sequence ATGATAGAGGAAATAGAAATTATTGACTTATTAAGAAAAATTGAAACAGGTGAATTGCAGGTATATCCAACAGAGGATCCTGATGAAATTTATGCAGGAAATGTAACATATAAGGTAAGCAATGGTTGGGAAATAGTTGTTTTCAATGATGCAAATACTTGGGACTATTTGGATAATGTAAAAACTTCGGATGGTAGGAGTATAAATGTTGATGAACTAGATAATTATATTACTATAAGAAATTATGTGCCACCAGATGAAGTTGCAAAAAATATATACAAAATTCCTGGAGGTATTGATAAAGAGTAG